The following proteins are encoded in a genomic region of Tenacibaculum sp. 190524A05c:
- a CDS encoding DUF6770 family protein has translation MRKLLYVLLFVGTYMVSAQSKTIENMVKFKVKDSGSFINDANDVDGYYFFYEVDKLKKGMREYAVQILDKNLNDIALKKFVASKRSVMVANAFNNDAIMFALFNKKEKTLTLKSFDKKANPREDVVVSLDKKLIRIFDAGIKAGSLNTILHPVKGKGFVLITSNFEGKGTGYSLNFYPTNESEKEWEFKFVPEEKRGHHNVTPIAINDNFIVLIDVKSKRMSKKKEFKTIVLDANTGVKLFDKPYDENDPKLISNAFISSDGKISVMGQYYKPKAKIAKAQSLGLYTENYNDKGEVLFSKRISWQEDVSKFLPVKENNKLEDIGYIFFHEIIKTESGEYYAIGEQYKKTLSAFGMATATLSAFGGGVQTSGFTQLTIKDIYVFKFDKEFNLKDVDKFEKGKSRVPNLVDFGSPQFNAYQVAAFGGFDFVYSQRDVKRDRFYANFIDYERGGKKKKKNKGKKKSRFVFKTIIQDGGELSVDNIELPKQTRYFRVLPAKVGYVLLLEYDRKKKSSSLRMEKLNIN, from the coding sequence ATGAGAAAGTTACTTTATGTACTATTATTTGTTGGAACATATATGGTTTCAGCACAATCTAAGACCATTGAAAATATGGTGAAGTTCAAGGTGAAAGATTCTGGTTCTTTCATTAATGATGCGAATGATGTGGACGGGTATTATTTCTTTTATGAAGTAGATAAACTTAAAAAAGGTATGCGTGAATACGCTGTGCAAATTCTTGATAAGAATTTAAATGATATAGCTCTTAAAAAGTTTGTTGCTTCTAAAAGATCAGTTATGGTTGCTAATGCCTTTAACAATGATGCAATTATGTTTGCTTTGTTTAATAAGAAAGAGAAAACTCTTACACTAAAAAGTTTTGATAAAAAAGCAAATCCTAGAGAGGATGTAGTTGTTAGTTTGGATAAGAAATTAATTAGAATTTTTGATGCAGGTATTAAGGCGGGGTCATTAAATACAATTTTACATCCAGTTAAGGGTAAAGGGTTTGTTTTAATTACGTCAAATTTCGAAGGAAAAGGAACAGGTTATTCTTTAAATTTTTATCCAACAAATGAGAGTGAAAAAGAATGGGAATTTAAGTTTGTTCCAGAAGAAAAAAGAGGTCATCATAATGTTACTCCTATTGCAATTAACGATAATTTTATTGTTTTGATAGATGTGAAATCTAAAAGAATGTCAAAGAAGAAAGAATTTAAAACTATTGTTTTAGATGCTAATACAGGAGTTAAGTTATTTGACAAACCTTATGATGAAAATGACCCGAAATTAATAAGTAATGCCTTTATATCGTCTGATGGGAAGATTTCTGTTATGGGGCAATACTACAAGCCAAAGGCTAAAATTGCCAAAGCGCAAAGTTTAGGTTTGTATACAGAAAATTATAATGACAAAGGGGAGGTTTTGTTTTCTAAAAGAATTTCTTGGCAAGAAGATGTAAGTAAGTTTTTACCTGTTAAAGAAAATAATAAATTAGAAGATATTGGTTATATTTTCTTTCATGAAATCATAAAAACTGAGTCGGGAGAGTATTATGCGATTGGAGAACAGTATAAGAAAACTTTAAGTGCATTTGGTATGGCAACGGCAACACTTTCGGCTTTCGGTGGAGGAGTTCAAACTAGTGGATTTACGCAATTGACTATAAAAGATATTTATGTTTTTAAATTTGACAAAGAATTTAATTTGAAGGATGTTGATAAATTTGAAAAAGGTAAGTCCAGAGTGCCAAATTTAGTAGACTTTGGTAGTCCTCAATTTAACGCCTATCAAGTTGCGGCATTCGGAGGATTTGATTTTGTGTATTCTCAAAGAGATGTAAAAAGAGATCGTTTTTATGCGAACTTTATTGATTATGAAAGAGGAGGTAAAAAGAAGAAAAAAAACAAAGGAAAAAAGAAAAGTAGGTTCGTTTTTAAAACGATAATTCAAGATGGAGGAGAGTTATCTGTTGATAATATAGAGTTGCCAAAACAAACCAGATACTTTAGAGTTTTACCAGCAAAGGTCGGGTATGTATTATTGTTGGAATATGATAGAAAGAAGAAGAGTTCTTCACTACGTATGGAAAAGTTAAATATTAACTAG
- a CDS encoding GNAT family N-acetyltransferase, with product MDIVYRKAEQRDNPHLAKMIRGVIEEFDAPRTGTVYSDASTDALYELFHEPNSILWVAEYNGKAIGCCGIFPTEGLDNGYCELVKFYISDKARGKGIGKELMLKSIDSARNMKYSHVYLESLPHFSKAIAMYEESDFKIVDKQLGNSGHSSCNVWMVKTL from the coding sequence ATGGATATTGTATACCGAAAAGCCGAACAACGAGACAATCCTCATTTAGCTAAAATGATTCGAGGAGTTATTGAAGAGTTCGATGCGCCTAGAACAGGAACAGTATATTCTGACGCTTCTACCGATGCACTTTATGAGTTATTTCATGAACCTAATTCAATTTTATGGGTAGCAGAATACAATGGTAAGGCAATTGGTTGTTGTGGGATTTTTCCTACCGAAGGATTAGACAATGGATATTGTGAATTGGTGAAATTCTATATTTCTGATAAAGCTAGAGGAAAAGGTATTGGAAAAGAATTAATGCTAAAAAGTATCGATTCTGCCAGAAACATGAAATACTCTCATGTTTACCTTGAAAGTCTACCTCATTTTTCTAAAGCAATCGCCATGTATGAAGAATCAGACTTTAAAATTGTCGACAAACAATTAGGAAATTCAGGACATTCAAGCTGTAATGTTTGGATGGTAAAAACATTATAA
- the mdh gene encoding malate dehydrogenase yields MKVTVVGAGAVGASCAEYIAIKNFASEVVLVDIKEGFAEGKAMDLMQTASLNGFDTKIVGTTGDYSKTAGSDICVITSGIARKPGMSRDELLGINAGIVKSVSSSLIEHSPNTIIIVVSNPMDTMTYLVHKTTGLPKNRIIGMGGALDSARFKYRLAEALEAPISDVDGMVIGGHSDKGMVPLTRLATRNSVPVSEFLSEERLEQVKQDTKVGGATLTGLLGTSAWYAPGAAVSGLVQAIACDQKKIYPCSALLDGEYGLSDLCIGVPVVLGRNGIEKIVEINLSDSEKEHLAASAEAVKNNNANLEF; encoded by the coding sequence ATGAAAGTAACAGTTGTAGGAGCAGGTGCTGTAGGTGCGAGTTGTGCTGAGTACATTGCTATTAAAAATTTCGCTTCAGAAGTTGTTTTAGTAGACATTAAAGAAGGATTTGCTGAAGGTAAAGCAATGGATTTAATGCAAACTGCTTCTTTAAATGGTTTCGATACTAAAATTGTAGGAACAACTGGAGATTATAGCAAAACTGCTGGTTCTGATATCTGTGTTATTACTTCTGGAATTGCTCGTAAACCTGGAATGTCTCGTGATGAGTTATTAGGAATTAACGCTGGAATTGTAAAATCAGTTTCTTCTAGTTTAATTGAGCACTCTCCAAATACAATTATCATCGTTGTATCTAACCCAATGGATACAATGACTTATTTAGTTCACAAAACAACTGGTTTACCTAAAAATAGAATTATTGGTATGGGTGGAGCTTTAGATTCTGCTCGTTTCAAATATAGATTAGCTGAGGCTTTAGAAGCTCCAATTTCTGATGTTGACGGAATGGTAATCGGAGGTCACTCTGATAAAGGAATGGTTCCTTTAACGCGTTTAGCTACTCGTAACTCTGTTCCTGTATCTGAATTCTTATCTGAAGAAAGATTAGAGCAAGTTAAGCAAGATACTAAAGTTGGTGGAGCTACATTAACTGGATTATTAGGAACTTCTGCTTGGTATGCTCCTGGTGCTGCTGTATCTGGATTAGTTCAAGCAATTGCTTGTGATCAGAAGAAAATCTATCCATGTTCTGCTTTATTAGATGGTGAGTACGGTTTATCTGACTTATGTATCGGAGTTCCTGTAGTATTAGGAAGAAACGGTATTGAAAAGATCGTTGAGATTAACTTAAGCGACTCTGAAAAAGAGCATTTAGCTGCATCTGCTGAAGCAGTTAAAAACAACAACGCTAACTTAGAGTTTTAA
- a CDS encoding DUF6588 family protein translates to MKKLLLILFAATSFIGFSQELETILLAREDAEKLTGAYVQPGTKALIYNMNNGWYHTAKVHKKFGFDITVSASGSVIPEKEHIFNIADVGLSSSTTANQPTTPTLGADNNVNPATITYTGTVSGQSVSVNFDMPTGINDDLIAGTVPTPMVQVGLGLPFKLEAIARFIPKIGTDDFKAGLFGIGLKKEITDWFGPLDKTPLHVSLLAAYTNMNADYEIGNISGDVTAQDATAEFNLNAYTFQALASLNFPVVNIFGGVGYNSGNSDFNMLGDYTLTFNRGTPQEVQETVSNPLSISSDAGSFNATVGVRLSLGFFKLFGSYSAQEYSSFNAGFAFSFR, encoded by the coding sequence ATGAAAAAATTATTACTCATTTTATTTGCAGCTACAAGTTTCATAGGATTTTCTCAAGAACTTGAAACAATTTTATTAGCTAGAGAAGATGCAGAAAAGCTAACTGGAGCATACGTTCAACCAGGAACAAAAGCTTTAATTTACAATATGAATAACGGATGGTATCACACCGCAAAAGTCCACAAGAAATTTGGATTCGACATTACGGTTAGTGCTAGTGGTTCTGTAATCCCTGAAAAAGAGCATATTTTTAATATCGCAGACGTTGGATTATCGAGCTCTACAACAGCAAACCAACCAACCACCCCAACTTTAGGAGCTGATAACAATGTTAATCCTGCAACAATAACTTATACCGGAACTGTTTCAGGACAAAGTGTTTCTGTAAATTTTGACATGCCTACTGGAATTAATGATGATTTAATCGCAGGTACAGTTCCTACACCAATGGTTCAAGTTGGCTTAGGATTACCATTCAAACTAGAAGCTATCGCCCGATTCATTCCAAAAATCGGAACTGATGATTTTAAAGCTGGATTATTTGGGATTGGATTAAAGAAAGAAATCACAGATTGGTTTGGACCATTAGACAAAACACCTCTACATGTTTCTCTTCTTGCAGCTTACACGAACATGAATGCCGATTATGAAATTGGAAATATTTCTGGTGACGTTACAGCACAGGATGCTACAGCAGAATTTAACCTGAATGCTTATACTTTTCAAGCTTTAGCTTCTTTAAACTTTCCTGTTGTAAATATTTTTGGTGGTGTAGGTTATAACAGTGGAAACTCAGATTTTAACATGTTAGGTGACTACACATTAACTTTTAACCGTGGAACTCCTCAAGAAGTTCAGGAAACTGTATCAAACCCTCTATCAATTTCAAGTGATGCAGGTAGCTTCAACGCAACTGTTGGAGTTCGATTAAGTTTAGGATTCTTTAAACTTTTCGGAAGTTATTCAGCACAAGAATACAGTTCTTTTAACGCAGGATTCGCGTTTAGTTTTAGATAA
- the gyrB gene encoding DNA topoisomerase (ATP-hydrolyzing) subunit B, which translates to MSEEKKHNYSADSIQALEGMEHVRMRPSMYIGDVGVRGLHHLVYEVVDNSIDEALAGHCDTISVDINEDNSITVRDNGRGIPVGLHKKEGVSALEVVMTKIGAGGKFDKDSYKVSGGLHGVGVSCVNALSDHLKATVHRDGKIWQQEYERGKTQYPVKTVGETDITGTEVTFSPDKSIFQQTTEYNYDTLATRMRELAYLNKGITVTLTDKRNKDDEGNDISETFHSDQGLSEFVRYLDSTRTPVIQHVISMEGEKNGIPVEVAMIYNDSYAENLHSYVNNINTHEGGTHLSGFRRGLTGTLKKYADNSGLLKNVKFEISGDDFREGLTAIVSVKVAEPQFEGQTKTKLGNREVTSAVSQAVSEMLTDYLEENPNDAKTIVQKVILAAQARHAARKAREMVQRKTVMSIGGLPGKLSDCSETDPAQCEIFLVEGDSAGGTAKQGRDRNFQAILPLRGKILNVEKAMQHKVFENEEIKNMFTALGITIGTEEDPRALNLSKLRYHKVVIMCDADVDGSHIATLILTFFFRYMKEMVEQGYIYIATPPLYLVKKGQKREYAWDDNQRDLINQKMGGGATIQRYKGLGEMNAEQLWDTTMNPEFRTLRQVTIENMTEADRIFSMLMGDEVPPRREFIEKNAKYANIDA; encoded by the coding sequence ATGAGCGAAGAAAAAAAGCACAATTATTCCGCCGATAGTATTCAGGCACTTGAAGGAATGGAGCACGTAAGAATGCGTCCTTCCATGTATATTGGTGATGTAGGTGTTAGAGGTTTACACCATTTAGTATATGAGGTAGTAGACAACTCTATTGATGAAGCTTTAGCAGGACATTGTGATACTATCTCTGTTGATATTAATGAGGACAATTCCATTACAGTTCGAGATAACGGACGAGGTATTCCAGTAGGTTTACATAAAAAAGAAGGAGTTTCTGCCCTTGAAGTTGTAATGACGAAGATTGGTGCCGGAGGTAAATTCGACAAGGATTCTTATAAAGTTTCTGGAGGATTACACGGTGTTGGTGTATCTTGTGTTAACGCACTTTCAGATCACTTAAAAGCTACAGTTCACAGAGACGGAAAAATATGGCAACAAGAATACGAAAGAGGTAAAACACAATACCCTGTAAAAACTGTTGGTGAAACTGATATCACTGGAACTGAAGTTACATTCTCTCCAGACAAATCAATCTTCCAACAAACTACAGAATACAACTACGATACTTTAGCTACTCGTATGAGAGAGCTAGCTTATCTTAATAAAGGTATTACAGTTACACTTACTGATAAGCGTAATAAAGATGACGAAGGAAATGACATTAGTGAAACTTTCCATAGTGATCAAGGATTATCTGAATTTGTAAGATACCTGGACAGTACTCGTACTCCAGTTATTCAACATGTAATTTCAATGGAAGGAGAAAAAAATGGAATTCCAGTTGAAGTTGCTATGATTTATAATGATTCTTATGCTGAAAATCTTCATTCATACGTAAATAACATTAATACGCACGAAGGAGGAACTCATTTATCAGGATTTAGAAGAGGATTAACAGGAACATTAAAGAAGTATGCAGATAATTCTGGGTTATTAAAGAATGTAAAGTTCGAAATTTCCGGAGATGATTTCCGTGAAGGATTAACAGCTATTGTATCTGTTAAAGTTGCAGAACCTCAGTTCGAAGGGCAAACAAAAACTAAATTAGGAAACAGAGAAGTTACTTCTGCAGTTTCTCAAGCAGTTTCTGAAATGTTAACGGATTATCTTGAAGAAAATCCAAACGACGCAAAAACAATTGTACAAAAAGTAATCTTAGCTGCACAAGCTCGTCACGCTGCTCGTAAAGCAAGAGAAATGGTACAACGTAAAACTGTTATGAGTATTGGAGGTTTACCTGGTAAATTATCTGATTGTTCTGAAACAGATCCTGCACAATGTGAGATTTTCTTAGTCGAGGGAGATTCGGCAGGTGGAACTGCAAAACAAGGAAGAGATCGTAATTTCCAAGCTATTTTACCATTAAGAGGAAAAATCTTAAACGTTGAAAAAGCAATGCAGCATAAAGTTTTTGAAAACGAAGAAATCAAAAACATGTTTACAGCTTTAGGTATTACCATTGGAACTGAAGAAGATCCAAGAGCTTTAAACTTATCTAAATTACGTTACCACAAAGTAGTGATTATGTGTGATGCCGATGTTGATGGTTCACACATTGCAACACTTATCCTAACCTTCTTCTTCCGTTACATGAAAGAAATGGTAGAGCAAGGATATATTTATATCGCTACTCCTCCTCTATACTTAGTTAAAAAAGGACAAAAGAGAGAATACGCATGGGATGATAACCAACGTGATTTAATCAACCAAAAAATGGGAGGTGGTGCAACAATCCAAAGATATAAAGGTCTTGGAGAGATGAATGCCGAACAATTATGGGATACTACAATGAATCCTGAATTTAGAACACTTCGTCAAGTTACCATTGAAAACATGACAGAAGCTGATAGAATATTCTCTATGTTAATGGGAGATGAAGTACCACCACGTAGAGAGTTTATTGAGAAGAATGCAAAATATGCGAATATCGATGCATAA